The Streptomyces sp. NBC_01255 genome window below encodes:
- a CDS encoding glutamine synthetase family protein, which translates to MDKQQEFVLRTLEERDIRFVRLWFTDVLGFLKSVAVAPAELEQAFDEGIGFDGSAIEGFARVYESDMIAKPDPGTFQILPWRAEAPGTARMFCDILMPDGSPSFADPRYVLKRALAKTSDLGFTFYTHPEIEFFLLKDKPLDGTRPTPADNSGYFDHTPQNVGMDFRRQAITMLESMGISVEFSHHEGAPGQQEIDLRYADALSTADNIMTFRLVMKQVALEQGVQATFMPKPFSDYPGSGMHTHLSLFEGDRNAFYESGAEYQLSKVGRSFIAGLLKHAGEISAVTNQWVNSYKRIWGGSSRTAGSGGEAPSYICWGHNNRSALIRVPMYKPGKTGSSRVEVRSIDSGANPYLTYAVLLAAGLKGIEEGYELPAGADDDVWALSDAERRAMGIEPLPQNLGEAIALMEKSELVAETLGEHVFDFFLRNKKQEWEEYRSEVTAFELRKNLPVL; encoded by the coding sequence ATGGACAAGCAGCAGGAATTCGTGCTCCGTACGCTCGAGGAGCGCGACATCCGCTTCGTACGCCTGTGGTTCACCGACGTGCTGGGCTTCCTGAAGTCGGTGGCCGTGGCGCCCGCCGAGCTTGAGCAGGCCTTCGACGAGGGCATCGGGTTCGACGGCTCGGCGATCGAGGGCTTCGCCCGCGTATACGAATCGGACATGATCGCCAAGCCGGATCCGGGGACCTTCCAGATCCTGCCGTGGCGCGCCGAGGCCCCGGGTACGGCGCGGATGTTCTGCGACATCCTGATGCCGGACGGGTCGCCGTCCTTCGCGGACCCGCGCTACGTCCTGAAGCGGGCCCTGGCCAAGACCTCGGACCTGGGCTTCACCTTCTACACGCACCCCGAGATCGAGTTCTTCCTCCTGAAGGACAAGCCGCTCGACGGCACGCGGCCCACCCCGGCCGACAACTCGGGCTACTTCGACCACACCCCGCAGAACGTGGGCATGGACTTCCGCCGCCAGGCGATCACGATGCTCGAATCGATGGGCATCTCGGTGGAGTTCTCCCACCACGAGGGCGCGCCGGGCCAGCAGGAGATCGACCTCCGCTACGCGGACGCCCTCTCCACGGCGGACAACATCATGACGTTCCGCCTGGTCATGAAGCAGGTCGCCCTGGAGCAGGGCGTCCAGGCCACCTTCATGCCGAAGCCGTTCTCGGACTACCCGGGCTCGGGCATGCACACGCACCTGTCGCTCTTCGAGGGCGACCGGAACGCCTTCTACGAGTCGGGCGCCGAGTACCAGCTCTCCAAGGTGGGCCGCTCCTTCATCGCGGGCCTCCTGAAGCACGCGGGCGAGATCTCCGCCGTCACCAACCAGTGGGTCAACTCGTACAAGCGCATCTGGGGCGGCTCCTCCCGCACGGCCGGCTCGGGCGGGGAGGCCCCCTCGTACATCTGCTGGGGCCACAACAACCGCTCGGCCCTCATCCGCGTCCCCATGTACAAGCCGGGCAAGACGGGTTCGTCCCGCGTCGAGGTCCGCTCCATCGACTCGGGCGCCAACCCCTACCTGACGTACGCGGTCCTCCTCGCGGCCGGCCTCAAGGGCATCGAAGAGGGCTACGAACTCCCGGCAGGCGCCGACGACGACGTCTGGGCCCTCTCCGACGCGGAACGCCGCGCGATGGGCATCGAGCCGCTCCCGCAGAACCTGGGCGAGGCGATCGCCCTGATGGAGAAGAGCGAACTGGTCGCGGAGACGCTCGGCGAGCACGTCTTCGACTTCTTCCTCCGCAACAAGAAGCAGGAGTGGGAGGAGTACCGGAGCGAGGTCACCGCCTTCGAACTCCGCAAGAACCTCCCGGTGCTGTAA
- a CDS encoding GNAT family N-acetyltransferase, whose amino-acid sequence MKITSVATERLVLHPLSVGEAERIVAREPADQDLWGDGYPGDGDVRSSTGFLRGVAERGDPGVFRPYTIRLLESGVTVGGIGFHGPPDELGVATIGYGLVPGARGNGYASEALRALLEIARQAGAEGVKGDADLDNPASHRVMEAAGMPCVAEDDKLRHFYVGF is encoded by the coding sequence GTGAAGATCACTTCTGTCGCCACCGAGCGGCTCGTACTGCATCCGTTGAGCGTGGGGGAGGCCGAGCGGATCGTCGCTCGTGAGCCTGCGGACCAGGACCTCTGGGGGGACGGGTATCCCGGGGACGGGGACGTGCGGTCGAGCACCGGATTTCTGCGGGGGGTTGCCGAGCGGGGGGATCCGGGGGTGTTCCGGCCCTACACGATACGGCTCCTCGAAAGCGGGGTCACCGTCGGCGGGATCGGGTTCCACGGGCCGCCGGACGAGCTCGGGGTCGCCACCATCGGGTACGGGCTCGTGCCCGGGGCGCGCGGGAACGGGTACGCCTCCGAGGCGCTGCGGGCGCTCCTTGAGATCGCCCGGCAGGCCGGCGCCGAAGGCGTGAAGGGGGACGCCGACCTCGACAACCCGGCCTCCCACCGGGTGATGGAGGCCGCCGGGATGCCCTGTGTGGCCGAGGACGACAAGCTGCGCCACTTCTACGTGGGGTTCTAG
- a CDS encoding histone deacetylase codes for MSDVPSRVWYAAYGSNTHAERLGYYLAGGRPPGAARAFPGCRDPRAPEASVALLLPGRVYFATESPVWGGGRAFYDPAADGTAWAVAHLLTVGQFSDIAAQEMYRPPGKDLDLTEVLASGRCSLGPGRYETLVCAGFLDHGDGERDGLPVLTFTAPRPLPPRPPSAAYLRYLAAGLHDAGAWRPAEVAAYLAGCPGAAGHWTAEAVAALSVPTAPTGPPGPASRCRPGPRRS; via the coding sequence ATGTCGGACGTCCCCTCCCGTGTCTGGTACGCCGCCTACGGCTCCAACACGCATGCCGAGCGCCTCGGGTACTACCTCGCGGGCGGCCGGCCGCCCGGGGCCGCGCGGGCCTTTCCCGGGTGCCGGGATCCGCGCGCGCCCGAGGCTTCCGTGGCCCTCCTGCTGCCCGGGCGCGTGTACTTCGCGACCGAGTCGCCCGTGTGGGGCGGCGGCCGGGCCTTCTACGACCCCGCCGCCGACGGCACCGCCTGGGCTGTCGCCCACCTGCTCACCGTCGGGCAGTTCTCCGACATCGCCGCGCAGGAGATGTACCGGCCGCCCGGCAAAGACCTCGACCTCACGGAGGTGCTCGCGAGCGGGCGTTGTTCACTCGGGCCGGGGCGGTACGAGACCCTCGTCTGCGCCGGGTTCCTCGATCACGGTGACGGTGAGAGGGACGGTCTGCCCGTGCTCACCTTCACCGCCCCGCGGCCGCTGCCCCCGCGGCCGCCCTCCGCCGCGTACCTCCGGTACCTCGCCGCCGGGCTGCACGACGCCGGGGCCTGGCGGCCCGCCGAGGTCGCCGCCTATCTCGCCGGCTGCCCCGGCGCGGCCGGGCACTGGACCGCGGAGGCCGTCGCCGCCCTCAGCGTTCCGACAGCTCCGACGGGGCCTCCTGGACCAGCCAGCCGTTGCCGTCCGGGTCCTCGAAGGTCATGA
- a CDS encoding VOC family protein, translating to MNWTLEVVPVPVTDIDRAKEFYGDKCGFKIDLDSEVAPGVRIVQVTPPGSRCSIALLSGMPAMPGTKEMAPGTLHGLQLCVTDIEAARAELVGRGVDVSPVMHVGATGWENGKGDTWNSFMTFEDPDGNGWLVQEAPSELSER from the coding sequence GTGAACTGGACCCTGGAGGTCGTCCCGGTCCCCGTGACCGACATCGACCGGGCCAAGGAGTTCTACGGCGACAAGTGCGGCTTCAAGATCGACCTGGACAGCGAGGTGGCGCCGGGCGTGCGGATCGTCCAGGTGACGCCGCCGGGCTCGCGCTGTTCGATCGCGCTGCTGAGCGGCATGCCGGCGATGCCGGGCACGAAGGAGATGGCCCCCGGCACCCTGCACGGCCTCCAGCTCTGCGTCACGGACATCGAGGCGGCGCGGGCGGAGCTGGTGGGCCGGGGCGTCGACGTCTCGCCGGTGATGCACGTCGGCGCGACGGGCTGGGAGAACGGGAAGGGCGACACCTGGAACTCGTTCATGACCTTCGAGGACCCGGACGGCAACGGCTGGCTGGTCCAGGAGGCCCCGTCGGAGCTGTCGGAACGCTGA
- a CDS encoding pyridoxamine 5'-phosphate oxidase family protein: protein MDPRTSLDPRYSDPKAAPRPWSDAAARLAAAEVFWLTTVRPEGRPHVTPLIAVWSAGALHFCTGPDERKARNLAENPSVVLTTGSPALDEGLDLVVEGEAVRVTDEERLRELAEAYVEKYGPLWRFEVRDGAFVGDGGTALVFAVAPRTVFGFAKGEPFGQTRWRFGAEEQT, encoded by the coding sequence ATGGATCCGCGTACTTCCCTCGACCCCCGCTACAGCGACCCGAAAGCGGCCCCGCGGCCCTGGTCCGACGCGGCCGCCCGGCTCGCGGCGGCCGAGGTCTTCTGGCTGACGACGGTCCGCCCGGAGGGCCGCCCGCATGTCACACCGCTCATCGCGGTCTGGTCGGCGGGGGCCCTGCACTTCTGCACCGGGCCGGACGAGCGCAAGGCCCGCAATCTCGCGGAGAACCCGTCGGTGGTCCTCACCACCGGCTCCCCCGCCCTCGACGAGGGCCTCGACCTCGTCGTCGAGGGCGAGGCGGTCCGGGTGACGGACGAGGAACGGCTGCGGGAGCTGGCGGAGGCGTACGTCGAGAAGTACGGCCCGCTTTGGCGATTCGAGGTGCGGGACGGTGCGTTCGTGGGCGACGGTGGTACGGCCCTGGTGTTCGCGGTCGCGCCTCGTACGGTCTTCGGCTTCGCCAAGGGTGAGCCGTTCGGCCAGACCCGCTGGCGTTTCGGAGCAGAGGAGCAGACGTGA
- a CDS encoding PIG-L family deacetylase gives MPVRLTRRPAASSRRGGSRRRVVTTAVTTVLVGGTFAGLLSVTTAPDSSAASATPPVHTPEEGKVRPVEARAKERAPEAPAAASDGASVVQIVAHPDDDLFFMNPDTSQSIRSGNALTSVYLTSGESDGVNARPRDAAGAAPDKAGYAEARQNGIRAAYAEMATGSRTSPWERVAIPTAGGATAELDTLRAKPHVKLVWLQMREAGATNGDRPESLNGLWHGRISALASQRASGTPVAADFTYTKDQVVATVAGVLERFRPTFVRMQDPTSGKVAGTDRYQDHQDHLYGARFVQAALARYAEIPGHPHVGVQNYLGYPTSVLPHTLDPETADAKLKTLKTYAWMDGVNDCGTVSGCGDLKVAARPAGRGWAQTIRYARGTSTSWVQRDRGGALHAFSVLDGRLATWRKAAGEAAWQGPVLLPGGGLDSGVTSTLLPDGRLAVFGTRTTLGAGPADYRREVVTTEQTTTGGAGDSGSPGSPGGAFGPWRSLGTPERDDVGGTSDISAPAVTLGLDGRATLVLRDSAHRLVAREQGADGRWGPWRALGGADVHGDPVAATDATGRGYVFASTPTTVLAWAAQRPGGPLTGPVRTGLPPTTLALSANAAPGGEGVRLWFRKPASNDLRTADFSGAGLASPMRELAGGVAGFGPVSGSAGGTVGGSVGGPAGSADVGGMLAVRSRTGVLATAPLGRGGTRPTWRLERFLFAGAPDAGTDGVAAIGLNGRLHWTPADR, from the coding sequence ATGCCCGTCCGTCTCACCCGCCGTCCCGCCGCCTCCTCCCGCCGCGGGGGCTCCCGCCGCAGGGTCGTCACGACGGCCGTGACGACCGTCCTGGTGGGCGGCACCTTCGCCGGTCTGCTGTCGGTGACGACGGCGCCGGACTCCTCGGCGGCGTCGGCCACCCCGCCCGTGCACACGCCGGAGGAGGGGAAGGTCCGCCCGGTCGAGGCGCGGGCGAAGGAGCGCGCGCCGGAGGCGCCGGCCGCCGCCTCCGACGGCGCGTCCGTGGTGCAGATCGTGGCGCACCCCGACGACGACCTGTTCTTCATGAACCCGGACACCTCCCAGTCCATCCGCTCCGGCAACGCCCTGACCTCCGTCTACCTCACCTCCGGCGAGTCGGACGGCGTCAACGCCCGTCCGCGCGACGCCGCCGGGGCCGCGCCCGACAAGGCGGGGTACGCGGAGGCCCGGCAGAACGGCATCCGCGCCGCGTACGCCGAGATGGCCACCGGCAGCCGCACCAGCCCCTGGGAACGGGTCGCGATCCCCACGGCCGGCGGCGCGACCGCGGAGCTGGACACCCTGCGGGCGAAGCCGCACGTGAAGCTGGTCTGGCTGCAGATGCGCGAGGCCGGGGCGACCAACGGCGACCGCCCCGAGAGCCTGAACGGCCTGTGGCACGGCCGGATATCCGCGCTCGCCTCCCAGCGCGCCTCCGGCACCCCGGTCGCGGCGGACTTCACGTACACCAAGGACCAGGTCGTCGCGACGGTGGCCGGGGTCCTGGAGCGTTTCCGGCCGACCTTCGTCCGGATGCAGGACCCGACCTCCGGCAAGGTCGCCGGCACGGACCGCTACCAGGACCATCAGGACCACCTGTACGGGGCGCGGTTCGTCCAGGCCGCGCTCGCCCGGTACGCGGAGATACCCGGGCACCCGCACGTCGGCGTGCAGAACTACCTCGGCTACCCGACCAGCGTCCTGCCGCACACCCTCGACCCCGAGACGGCGGACGCGAAGCTGAAGACCCTCAAGACGTACGCGTGGATGGACGGCGTCAACGACTGCGGGACCGTCTCGGGCTGCGGCGACCTGAAGGTGGCCGCGCGGCCCGCGGGCCGGGGCTGGGCGCAGACCATCCGGTACGCCCGGGGCACCTCCACCTCCTGGGTGCAGCGCGACCGGGGCGGCGCGCTGCACGCCTTCTCCGTCCTCGACGGGCGCCTCGCGACCTGGCGGAAGGCGGCGGGCGAGGCGGCGTGGCAGGGGCCCGTCCTGCTGCCCGGCGGCGGCCTGGACAGCGGGGTCACCTCCACGCTGCTGCCCGACGGCCGGCTGGCCGTCTTCGGCACCCGGACGACGCTCGGCGCCGGCCCGGCGGACTACCGGCGCGAGGTCGTGACGACCGAGCAGACGACGACGGGCGGCGCGGGCGACTCCGGCAGCCCCGGCAGCCCCGGCGGCGCCTTCGGCCCGTGGCGTTCGCTCGGTACGCCCGAGCGGGACGACGTCGGGGGCACCTCCGACATCAGCGCGCCCGCCGTGACCCTGGGCCTCGACGGCCGGGCGACCCTGGTCCTGCGGGACAGCGCTCACCGGCTCGTGGCGCGCGAGCAGGGCGCGGACGGCCGGTGGGGTCCGTGGCGGGCGCTCGGCGGCGCCGATGTGCACGGCGACCCGGTGGCGGCGACCGACGCGACGGGCCGCGGGTACGTCTTCGCGAGCACCCCGACCACCGTCCTGGCGTGGGCTGCGCAGCGCCCCGGCGGACCGCTGACGGGTCCGGTACGGACGGGCCTGCCGCCGACGACGCTGGCGCTGAGCGCGAACGCGGCGCCGGGCGGCGAGGGCGTACGGCTCTGGTTCCGCAAGCCGGCCTCCAACGACCTGCGGACCGCCGACTTCTCGGGCGCGGGCCTGGCCTCCCCGATGCGGGAGCTGGCGGGCGGCGTCGCGGGCTTCGGCCCGGTGAGCGGTTCGGCCGGGGGTACGGTCGGCGGCTCGGTGGGGGGACCCGCGGGCTCGGCGGACGTCGGCGGCATGCTCGCGGTCCGCTCCCGTACCGGCGTCCTGGCGACGGCCCCGCTGGGCCGGGGCGGGACGCGGCCGACGTGGCGGCTGGAGCGGTTCCTGTTCGCCGGGGCGCCCGACGCGGGGACGGACGGGGTCGCGGCGATCGGCCTGAACGGCCGGCTGCACTGGACGCCCGCGGACCGCTGA
- a CDS encoding bifunctional [glutamine synthetase] adenylyltransferase/[glutamine synthetase]-adenylyl-L-tyrosine phosphorylase → MTVPGRRSSTFSRLLRHGFTDPSGAERLLDVPELAALRGDAVLLDALGATADPDLALRGLVRLVEAQPETERQTLTATLLSAKPFRDRLLGVLGASEALADHLARHPRDWESLVTYEAADLHPGVAEFEHGLADATDAVSLRVAYRRCLLAIAARDVCGTIDLAETAAELADLATATLRAALAIARTAEPADAAQCRLSVIAMGKCGGHELNYVSDVDVIFVGEPVEGADEGKALQAATRLASHLMRICSETNIEGTIWPVDANLRPEGRNGPLVRTLSSHLAYYQRWAKTWEFQALLKARAVAGDPELGAQYIDAVSPLVWQAAERENFVPDVQKMRRRVVDNIPAAQVERELKLGPGGLRDVEFAVQLLQLVHGRSDAGLHSGKTLDALAALAAGGYVGRADAAQLDEAYRFLRAMEHRIQLYRLRRTHLVPEDEADLRRLGRSLGLRTDPVTALNKEWKRHAAVVRRLHEKLFYRPLLDAVAQLAPGEIRLSPKAAGQRLEALGYQDPAAALRHLEALSAGVSRKAAIQRTLLPVLLGWFADSADPDAGLLGFRKVSDALGKTPWYLRLLRDEGAAAENLARVLSAGRLAPDLLLRAPEAVAILGDPEGLKPRGRDHLEQEVLAAVGRADDAEQAVAAARGVRRRELFRTTAADLIGSYGTEDNPRESDPGALVDRVGEAVTDLNAATIAGALRAVVRAEWGDTLPTRFAVIGMGRFGGHELGYGSDADVLFVHEPREGVDDQEAAKAANRVVAEMRRLLQLPTADPPLLIDADLRPEGKSGPLVRTLKSYEAYYRRWSLVWESQALLRAEPMAGDRELADRFIELVDPLRYPAEGLGEDAVREIRRLKARMESERLPRGADPTLHAKLGRGGLSDVEWTVQLLQMRHGWAEPGLRTTRTREALAAAHAAGLIPTDEAQTLDEAWVLATRVRNAVMLVRGRPGDTFPSDPRELAAVGRYLGYVPGHVGELVDDYRRVTRRARAIVEELFYGA, encoded by the coding sequence ATGACGGTGCCGGGACGCAGAAGCAGTACTTTCTCACGTCTGCTGCGCCACGGATTCACCGATCCGTCCGGGGCCGAACGGCTCCTCGACGTACCCGAGCTGGCCGCCCTCCGCGGCGACGCCGTCCTCCTCGACGCCCTCGGCGCCACCGCCGACCCCGATCTGGCCCTCCGCGGCCTGGTCCGGCTCGTCGAGGCCCAGCCCGAGACCGAGCGGCAGACCCTCACCGCCACCCTGCTCTCCGCCAAGCCCTTCCGGGACCGGCTCCTCGGGGTACTCGGCGCCTCCGAGGCCCTCGCCGACCACCTGGCCCGCCACCCCCGCGACTGGGAGTCCCTCGTCACGTACGAGGCGGCCGACCTGCACCCGGGCGTCGCCGAGTTCGAGCACGGGCTCGCCGATGCCACCGACGCCGTCTCGCTCCGCGTCGCCTACCGCCGCTGCCTGCTCGCCATCGCGGCCCGTGACGTGTGCGGCACCATCGACCTCGCCGAGACGGCCGCCGAGCTCGCCGACCTGGCGACGGCGACGCTGCGCGCCGCGCTCGCCATCGCCCGCACGGCCGAGCCCGCCGACGCCGCCCAGTGCCGGCTCTCCGTGATCGCGATGGGCAAGTGCGGCGGCCACGAGCTCAACTACGTCTCCGACGTGGACGTGATCTTCGTCGGGGAGCCCGTCGAAGGCGCCGACGAGGGCAAGGCGCTCCAGGCCGCGACCCGGCTCGCCTCGCACCTCATGCGGATCTGCTCCGAGACCAACATCGAGGGCACGATCTGGCCGGTCGACGCCAACCTCCGCCCCGAGGGCCGCAACGGCCCCCTCGTCCGCACCCTCTCCTCCCACCTCGCCTACTACCAGCGCTGGGCGAAGACCTGGGAGTTCCAGGCGCTCCTGAAGGCGCGCGCCGTGGCCGGCGACCCGGAGCTCGGCGCCCAGTACATCGACGCCGTCTCCCCGCTCGTCTGGCAGGCCGCCGAGCGCGAGAACTTCGTCCCCGACGTGCAGAAGATGCGCCGCCGGGTCGTCGACAACATCCCCGCCGCCCAGGTCGAGCGCGAGCTCAAGCTCGGCCCCGGCGGCCTGCGGGACGTCGAGTTCGCCGTCCAGCTCCTCCAGCTCGTGCACGGCCGCAGCGACGCCGGCCTGCACAGCGGCAAGACCCTGGACGCGCTCGCCGCGCTCGCCGCCGGCGGCTACGTCGGCCGCGCGGACGCGGCCCAGCTCGACGAGGCGTACCGCTTCCTGCGGGCCATGGAGCACCGCATCCAGCTGTACCGGCTGCGCCGCACCCACCTCGTCCCCGAGGACGAGGCCGACCTGCGCCGCCTCGGCCGCTCCCTCGGCCTGCGCACCGACCCGGTCACCGCGCTCAACAAGGAGTGGAAGCGGCACGCGGCCGTCGTCCGCCGACTGCACGAGAAGCTCTTCTACCGGCCTCTGCTCGACGCCGTCGCCCAGCTCGCCCCCGGCGAGATCCGGCTCAGCCCGAAGGCGGCGGGCCAGCGCCTCGAAGCCCTCGGCTACCAGGACCCGGCCGCCGCCCTGCGTCACCTGGAGGCGCTCTCCGCCGGCGTCAGCCGCAAGGCCGCGATCCAGCGGACGCTGCTGCCGGTGCTCCTCGGCTGGTTCGCCGACTCGGCCGACCCGGACGCCGGCCTCCTCGGCTTCCGCAAGGTCTCGGACGCCCTCGGCAAGACCCCCTGGTACCTCCGGCTCCTCCGCGACGAGGGCGCCGCCGCCGAGAACCTCGCCCGGGTGCTCTCCGCCGGCCGCCTCGCCCCCGATCTGCTGCTCCGCGCCCCCGAGGCGGTCGCCATCCTCGGCGACCCGGAGGGGCTGAAGCCGCGCGGCCGGGACCACCTGGAGCAGGAGGTCCTGGCGGCCGTGGGCCGCGCGGACGACGCCGAGCAGGCGGTCGCGGCGGCCCGCGGGGTGCGCCGCAGGGAGCTGTTCCGTACCACCGCGGCCGATCTCATCGGCTCGTACGGCACCGAGGACAACCCCCGCGAGTCCGACCCCGGCGCGCTGGTCGACCGCGTGGGGGAGGCCGTCACCGACCTCAACGCGGCGACGATCGCCGGCGCCCTGCGGGCCGTCGTGCGCGCCGAGTGGGGCGACACCCTCCCGACCCGGTTCGCCGTCATCGGCATGGGCCGCTTCGGCGGCCACGAGCTGGGCTACGGCTCCGACGCCGACGTGCTGTTCGTGCACGAGCCGCGCGAGGGCGTCGACGACCAGGAGGCGGCGAAGGCCGCGAACAGGGTGGTCGCGGAGATGCGGCGACTGCTCCAGCTCCCCACCGCCGACCCGCCGTTGCTGATCGACGCGGACCTCAGGCCGGAGGGCAAGAGCGGGCCCCTCGTCCGCACCCTGAAGTCGTACGAGGCCTACTACCGCCGCTGGTCACTCGTCTGGGAGAGCCAGGCCCTGCTGCGCGCCGAACCCATGGCGGGCGACCGGGAGCTGGCCGACCGGTTCATCGAGCTCGTCGACCCGCTGCGCTACCCGGCCGAGGGCCTCGGCGAGGACGCGGTCCGCGAGATCCGCCGCCTCAAGGCCCGCATGGAGTCCGAGCGGCTGCCGCGCGGCGCCGACCCGACGCTCCACGCCAAGCTGGGGCGCGGCGGCCTGAGCGATGTCGAGTGGACGGTCCAGCTGCTTCAGATGCGGCACGGCTGGGCGGAACCGGGGCTGCGGACGACCCGTACCCGCGAGGCCCTCGCGGCCGCGCACGCGGCGGGCCTGATCCCGACGGACGAGGCGCAGACCCTCGACGAGGCCTGGGTCCTCGCCACCCGCGTCCGCAACGCGGTGATGCTGGTCCGCGGCCGCCCCGGCGACACCTTCCCCTCGGACCCGCGCGAACTCGCCGCGGTCGGACGGTACTTGGGCTACGTCCCCGGCCACGTCGGGGAACTGGTCGACGACTACCGCCGCGTCACCCGCCGCGCCAGGGCCATCGTCGAGGAACTGTTCTACGGGGCGTAG